The genomic region ATGTACCAGGTTTTTTGGAATCATCACTATTCAGATTtgtccataaaaaatatatggtatTGGTATATGGTTTTGtcatacttacttattttgtgAATATAGTCCGATCTTGCACGAGGGAGATCCACGGTGTATAAAAGCAATGTACCTTTATAGAAGATTTCTTCGCGATTTCTTAATTCGTCGTATAtctataatttcaattaatggGTTCATTAATTTCGCCGTGAATATTttgctttcacatttataatattaggaagGATTAACCCAtcccttttttttatttacttggtGTCACAAATTTTAAATATGGATAAAAAATAAgtgaataaaacaatatttatttattttatatttgtatttaggaATTTAGTTACAATAACATTGACGTAAATGCAatatttcctgttttattcATAGCTACGACAAAAAATTACATAGGTCATCACACTTTATCATATTTAACACTATGATACATCTATTTTAGCTCTATATTTCCATCTATCTTACATACATATAGCAAATCTTACATGTGTAAAGCAGAAATACCTTTATGTaccataattttaaattcatcttataatatgtatttgagTGGTTGATTTTATGccaataaaatagaattgtttcATAGAATGAAACAAACAGTAATTATCATTTAGAGCTTTTCTTCTTTTCATGTTGTTTGGCTGCTTTCTTCTTCATAATTTGCAGTCTTTTATCAGCAGAAATAATGTTGATGTTCGGTGTCACCACCTTCGAAGGTGATGAGGAAGATGAACTGCTGGACGATATCTTGACTGGTGTTGTGGACCCGGAGATGTTGGAAGGTGATTTCGGAGTCGCTTTAATATAACTACCAGTTATACCCAGCGATGTCAAGCAGGAGGCACATTGCCACCCAGCAGCTATGTCATTGTCACTGATGACAGGTTTGTGGCAGTCCTGaaaatagaattaaataatttaagaatgTGAGCTGGAAAAGAGGATATTATATGATCAGGTGGGATCTCACATGTTTTTTAATGCATTCGATTCTCAGGTTAGTTTTATACTATGACATACTTTATAGACTATACACATATATAGACACAAGACGAGCTTTACCTGATGGTACAAGGCGCAGCAAGCATCACATTCAACTAAGCGGTTTCCAGCCTGAACTGATATTTGTCTGCATACAGCACAAGTCAAGTCCTCTTCCAATAAATCGAGGGACAACTCTCCATCCATAACGGAACCGTCATCATTTTCACGTTCCGGTATTTGTATCTGCTGTGGACTCTGTTGTGGCAATGCCACAGTTTTAGTACTACTAGACTTTTCAGTCTTGTGCTTAGATCGAGGAGATTCCAACTTCTCCTCATTCAAGTACTTCTTTGGCAAAACATTTCCAAGCGTTTTAGCGCTGCCATAAGTTTGACGAATGTGGTCATCTAACGTTAACCGCAGTTGTTCTGTAGAATCAGAAGCACCAGAGTGCAAATATTTCAAGCACAACTTTATTGCAGGATCGAAATCTATAGACGACATAGCTACAATAAATATGTTAGTTATTAGGCATTAAATATGTACACTTTTTTAATTCAGTGATTCccatttacttatttaacttCAAATTCACGCTAGTCGCTTTCCATGACCAGAccagacatattttttgttgacatGTTTGACAATTCATTGACACTTGTGACCAGACATAGATAACATAActtcttttttgtttcataaaggCAAGAAAATTTATAGTGTAAAtatatagtcgtggtggcctagtgggtaaaggaccaacctcacaagtatgagggcgcgggttcgatcccaggtcaggcaagtaccaatgcaacttttctaagtttgtatgtactttctaagtatttcttagacaccattgactgtgtttcggatggcacgttaaactgtaggtcccggctgtcattgaacatccttggcagtcgttacgggtagtcagaagccagtaagtctgacaccagtcttattattgtatgtacaacctctttggttaggtatgtacatagccgaaaaattgatagaagtgtgttaaaaaaaaagacaataaggtGTAATGAcagttgttgttgtaaaaagcttgttacgtgtgaatttataaaactaaatatataattggactctcttgaagactttaagacttttagtaTCCATTTGACGGCGGAGggatttttattccacaaattacgCATCTGCATTAGGTTACGGGCCAGCGGAAAATCTTTCCCGTcaatatggaaaattttactaCTAAAATTCAAATTGGTCAGCTCAAAGGCAGTGAAAATTGGGCTACATGGAAGTATAAAGTTTCCATTATGTTGCGTGGCACAGAAGGCGCCATGGAGGCAGCAGAAGGAAAGCTTCGGAAGCCGATTTTAGGAACAGGCGATGGTGCAGTGATGGCCTATAACTCAGAGTTATTGAAGTATAGGAAGGCAGACAGCAACGCCCTGCTCATAATGACCAGTAACATGACCGAAGAGACGCTGATGAAAGTCATGAGGTTCGAGACAGCATATGAAGTCTGGGAGGAACTTCATAGATTATTTGATGGACAGTCCGAAGATCGAGCATACACGTTATGCATGCAgttttttagctacaaaaataGTTCAGAGGATGTGTCGACAATGATGTCTAAACTGAAAAACATCTGGAACAATTTGAATGCCGAAATTTTGAAGACTGATCCGAATATGAAGTTACCagatatgtttttgatttgtaaaattttggatTCCCTCGAtgaaaaatttttcaacttCAAATCCAGCTGGATGCTGTTGAACAAACAGGAGAGGACCATAGACACACTAACAGCACAACTCTGTGGGTACGAGAGGGCACTAGGTGGTCACAAAGAAGAGACTGAAGAAGTGCTCGCCTCTACCTCTAAGCCGCAGCTAAAAGTAAAATCCAGAGACGAGAATTTGAGGTGTAGGTACTGTTCACAAAAGGGACACCGCATCAAGAACTGCAAGGAGTGGATCCAAGATGGCAGACCGAAGAAACCACCTTCACAGTCTACGTCGACGAAGCAGCAAGTGCAGAATATTACGCTAATGATATATACTTGCTCAGAGGATAAAGATGCAGAACATTGGTATGTGGACAATGGTGCCACAACTCACGTAACCAATAGGGAAgatatattcataaattatgagGACTTTGGATCGAACCACACCGTAACGACGGCAGACGGCACCGTAGTTCCTGCAAAAGGGAAAGGGTCTGTGGTGGTTGAAACAAATGTTAACGGCAAAATTATGAAGCTTACCCTAAGTGATGTCTGGTACGTGCCAAAACTAACGAAAAATCTGCTATCTATGCTAGCTGCACAGGACAAACTGCGAAACAGTACATTTATTTCCACAACTAAAGAGTGCAGATTGGAACTAAATGGTCAGGTTATTGCAGTAGGTAACAGGGAACATAATGGTGGACTGTATAAGTTACAGATGAAGACAGTTCTACCGAGTAAACCTGTACAAATTAATGCTGTTGATCCATCATGCTTACTCCAGCTATATCATGAGAGGTTTGGTCACCAGAACAAGAAGTACATTAAAGATCTTGTTAAGAGGGAACTGGGGATTAATCTAAATCTAGAGAGTGATATACAGTGCGAAGGATGCATCTATGGTAAAGCACAGCGACTGAAGTTTGGCAAGAGAGAACGAGCTAATATGCCTGGAGAGCTGGTACACGCTGATGTATGCGGACCATTCCCGGAGAGCTATGGCAAACATctctattttgttctttttaaagaTGATTACTCCGCGTTTCGTCACGTTTTCTTTATTCGCAACAAAAGTGAAGTAAAGGACAAGCTTAGTCAATTCTTAAAAGAAGCTAAAACGCTGGACATACAGTTAGAACATTATTGAGCGATAATGGTGGCGAGTTCGACAATAAAGCTGTTCGAGATATTCTTCACAAGCAGGGAATAATCCAGCGACTCACGATGCCATACACCCCTGAGCAAAATGGGTGCGCAGAACGAGAAAACAGGACTTTAGTAGAAACCGCTCGATCATACATGCACTCGGGACAGGAGTTTCCACAAGCCTTGTGGGCAGAGCTTATTAATACAGCTGCTTATGTTCTCAATCGCACTGGACCCACTAGGAAGCAGGGAAAGTACCGTACGAGCTTTGGTATAAGAAGAAGCCTAAGATCTCTCACTTGCGTGTAATTGGTAGTGA from Helicoverpa armigera isolate CAAS_96S chromosome 4, ASM3070526v1, whole genome shotgun sequence harbors:
- the LOC110378981 gene encoding integrator complex subunit 12 is translated as MSSIDFDPAIKLCLKYLHSGASDSTEQLRLTLDDHIRQTYGSAKTLGNVLPKKYLNEEKLESPRSKHKTEKSSSTKTVALPQQSPQQIQIPERENDDGSVMDGELSLDLLEEDLTCAVCRQISVQAGNRLVECDACCALYHQDCHKPVISDNDIAAGWQCASCLTSLGITGSYIKATPKSPSNISGSTTPVKISSSSSSSSSPSKVVTPNINIISADKRLQIMKKKAAKQHEKKKSSK